One part of the Archangium lipolyticum genome encodes these proteins:
- a CDS encoding PQQ-dependent sugar dehydrogenase translates to MRPSLLTSLTLLLLCSPAWATVPAGFSETSYASNTLTPATGMAWAPDGSGRLFITLKNGSVRVVTMKDGALETQPGTSTLVTRLFATEPQVHTNSGSGLIGIAFDPNYVVNRYVYLFVTVSASEQRIVRYTDANGTGIARTEVVTRLPTTGNNHNGGGIGFGPDGKLYWAIGDLGNGTGVNADLTSLAAKVGRANLDGTPANDNPSNDGVGPNNDYIWASGFRDPFTLTFQPTTGKLWINGMGTEYEQVFVVSRRNHAGYSRYENNQPTTNDSIPPVIKYRTNGTDTRKLTAGGAVRSGGVTTFTTTGAHGFRKGERLTLEGVGDASFDGTFYVASAPNDPNATTFTVAQPGLPDASSGGGTATTQALGGSITGGTFYDATLFPPEFRGNYFFGDFNSGQVTRATLAANNSVETVAEWGTGFSSHVDMAVGPDGALYTLGNTDGIVRRITPSGRGQKLVVSGLNPRVVEGGHTVFTVRLAEAPTAPVTVQVTRAMGGSEDLSIASNATLTFSSTDWSVPQVVTLAAAADGDVDADTATFTVTSEGLADEAVVVTTIDNNEPRLVLSSTRVVIPEDSTATFDVSLSKRPTGNVTITVARTLGDVDITVRDGATLAFTPTNWNLPKTVTLRADSDPDNLGGIATITVAAPGLDARSVEAVESDDELAPVISTTPVTTAVVGRPYRYDVQAEAQPEPTYSLVGTVPQGMTIDMTTGLISWTPTAAGAVEVTVRVSNGVAPDAEQSFTITVKVDEGPSAILTRPKEGERVSGSMAEFYGHCVDDVGCTHAEFYVDGELQFTDTGTDNHFYFGGEPNRWDTTGLAPGGHVVRFVVVDSAGRRAQAEVKVCVGDGSCELPQPDGGTDQPSPAAEVGGCGCGAAPVAPLAWLALGALALRRRRTREE, encoded by the coding sequence ATGCGTCCCTCTCTCCTGACATCCCTGACATTGCTGCTGTTGTGCTCGCCGGCATGGGCCACGGTGCCCGCCGGCTTCTCGGAGACGAGCTACGCCTCCAACACGCTGACTCCTGCCACGGGCATGGCCTGGGCGCCGGATGGCTCGGGCCGCCTGTTCATCACCCTCAAGAACGGTTCGGTGCGGGTGGTGACGATGAAGGATGGCGCCCTGGAGACGCAGCCGGGGACCAGCACGCTGGTGACGCGCTTGTTCGCGACGGAGCCCCAGGTCCACACCAACAGCGGGAGTGGCCTCATCGGCATCGCGTTCGACCCGAACTACGTGGTCAACCGCTACGTCTACCTCTTCGTCACCGTCTCCGCCTCCGAGCAGCGCATCGTCCGCTACACCGACGCCAACGGGACGGGCATCGCGCGCACGGAGGTCGTCACCCGGCTTCCCACCACGGGCAACAACCATAACGGTGGAGGAATCGGCTTCGGGCCGGACGGGAAGCTCTACTGGGCCATTGGCGACCTGGGCAACGGCACTGGCGTGAACGCGGACCTGACGTCGCTCGCGGCCAAGGTGGGCCGCGCCAACCTGGACGGCACGCCCGCCAACGACAACCCGTCCAACGACGGCGTGGGCCCCAACAACGACTACATCTGGGCGAGCGGCTTCCGCGACCCGTTCACCCTCACGTTCCAGCCGACCACCGGGAAGCTGTGGATCAACGGCATGGGCACCGAGTACGAGCAGGTCTTCGTCGTGAGCAGGCGCAACCATGCTGGCTACAGCCGCTACGAGAACAACCAGCCCACCACCAACGACTCCATCCCGCCCGTCATCAAGTACCGAACCAACGGCACCGACACACGCAAGCTCACGGCGGGCGGAGCGGTGCGCAGCGGCGGCGTCACCACCTTCACCACCACCGGGGCGCATGGCTTCCGCAAGGGAGAGCGGCTCACCCTCGAGGGAGTGGGTGACGCGAGCTTCGACGGCACGTTCTACGTCGCCAGCGCTCCCAACGATCCCAACGCCACCACCTTCACCGTGGCCCAGCCTGGGCTGCCCGATGCGAGCAGCGGCGGGGGCACCGCGACGACACAGGCCCTGGGAGGCTCCATCACCGGCGGCACCTTCTACGACGCCACGCTCTTCCCGCCCGAGTTCCGCGGCAACTACTTCTTCGGCGACTTCAACTCCGGCCAGGTGACGCGTGCCACGCTGGCCGCGAACAACTCGGTGGAGACGGTGGCCGAGTGGGGCACCGGATTCTCCTCGCACGTCGACATGGCCGTGGGACCTGACGGCGCGCTGTACACGTTGGGGAACACCGACGGCATCGTGCGCCGCATCACCCCGTCAGGGCGCGGGCAGAAGCTGGTGGTGTCCGGGCTCAACCCGCGCGTGGTGGAGGGCGGACACACGGTCTTCACCGTGCGTCTGGCCGAGGCGCCCACCGCGCCCGTCACGGTGCAGGTGACGCGGGCCATGGGCGGCTCCGAGGACCTGAGCATCGCCAGCAACGCCACGCTCACGTTCTCCTCGACGGACTGGAGCGTGCCCCAGGTGGTGACGCTCGCGGCGGCGGCGGACGGGGACGTGGACGCGGACACCGCCACCTTCACGGTGACGTCGGAAGGACTGGCGGACGAGGCGGTCGTGGTCACCACCATCGACAACAACGAGCCCCGGCTGGTGCTGTCTTCCACGCGGGTGGTCATTCCGGAGGACAGCACCGCGACCTTCGACGTGTCGCTGTCCAAGCGGCCCACCGGAAATGTCACCATCACCGTGGCGCGCACGCTGGGCGACGTCGACATCACCGTGCGGGACGGGGCGACGCTCGCGTTCACTCCCACCAACTGGAACCTCCCGAAGACCGTCACGTTGCGGGCCGACTCGGACCCGGACAACCTGGGCGGTATCGCCACCATCACCGTGGCCGCGCCGGGCCTGGATGCGCGCTCGGTGGAGGCCGTCGAGTCGGATGACGAGCTGGCTCCTGTCATCTCCACCACGCCAGTTACCACCGCCGTGGTGGGCAGACCCTACCGCTACGACGTGCAGGCGGAGGCTCAGCCGGAGCCGACGTACTCGCTGGTGGGCACGGTGCCGCAAGGGATGACCATCGACATGACCACCGGCCTCATCTCCTGGACGCCCACGGCGGCGGGCGCAGTGGAGGTGACGGTGCGGGTGAGCAATGGCGTGGCTCCGGACGCGGAGCAATCCTTTACCATCACCGTGAAGGTGGATGAGGGGCCGAGCGCCATCCTCACGCGGCCCAAGGAGGGAGAGCGCGTGTCCGGCAGCATGGCGGAGTTCTACGGCCACTGCGTGGACGACGTGGGCTGCACGCACGCCGAATTCTACGTGGACGGCGAGTTGCAATTCACGGACACGGGCACGGACAACCACTTCTACTTCGGCGGCGAGCCCAACCGCTGGGACACCACGGGACTGGCACCGGGTGGGCACGTGGTGCGCTTCGTCGTGGTGGACAGCGCGGGGAGGCGGGCCCAGGCCGAGGTGAAGGTGTGCGTCGGCGACGGAAGCTGCGAGCTGCCGCAGCCGGACGGCGGGACGGACCAGCCTTCGCCCGCCGCTGAGGTAGGGGGCTGCGGCTGCGGTGCGGCTCCAGTGGCGCCGCTCGCGTGGCTGGCGCTGGGCGCGCTGGCACTCCGGCGGAGGCGGACGCGCGAGGAGTGA
- a CDS encoding glycosyl hydrolase family 18 protein — MPDGQDDATEVSSSALLIPGVSFKTVLGNRYVGAQNNGGGAVIATATAAQAWEKFTIDDINGGALESGDSIFITAGTGQYFQAANGGGSTLNAASANRLGWETFRIVKQNGSGVIANGDVVGLQTVTTGHWVSAENGGGGTVFAYGAALGPWEQLTISGLSSSPPPPSGTRVVGYLPNWYGSYASWVGRVDFDKLTHVNLAFALGDANGRLQLAPASDLATFVNAAHAKGVKVFPSLCGGGGDGRITPFYQPDKVDAFVDEIINFVVSNNMDGIDVDVEAPDRMGAVYDTFIAKLIAKARPRGLPVTAAVSQWMQYGMSDTTLRSFDFITIMSYDNAGTWTSPGEHSSYAQAVTALSFYENKGVPRSKIVLGVPFYGYCWGNCGNGQSSTYVLYKDILARYPNASNSDWINADGAQYSYNGLATLRSKTTLAKQYGGIMIWELAGDVSTSSDQSLLRAIDGARR; from the coding sequence TCCTCGAGTGCGTTGCTCATCCCCGGCGTGAGCTTCAAGACGGTGCTCGGCAACCGATACGTGGGCGCTCAGAACAACGGCGGCGGCGCGGTCATCGCGACGGCGACGGCCGCGCAAGCGTGGGAGAAGTTCACGATCGATGACATCAACGGCGGGGCCCTCGAGAGCGGGGACTCGATCTTCATCACCGCGGGCACTGGCCAGTATTTCCAGGCCGCGAACGGGGGCGGCTCCACGCTGAACGCCGCCAGCGCGAACCGGCTCGGCTGGGAGACGTTCCGCATCGTCAAGCAGAACGGGAGCGGAGTGATCGCCAACGGCGACGTCGTCGGCCTGCAGACGGTGACGACCGGCCATTGGGTGTCCGCGGAGAACGGCGGTGGCGGCACGGTGTTCGCGTACGGCGCCGCGCTCGGCCCATGGGAGCAGCTGACGATCTCTGGCCTGTCCTCGTCGCCCCCGCCGCCCTCGGGGACCCGCGTCGTGGGTTACCTGCCGAACTGGTACGGCTCCTACGCGAGCTGGGTCGGCCGGGTGGACTTCGACAAGCTCACGCATGTGAACCTCGCCTTCGCCCTGGGTGATGCGAACGGGCGCCTCCAGCTGGCGCCGGCCAGCGATCTCGCGACGTTCGTGAACGCCGCGCATGCCAAGGGCGTGAAGGTGTTCCCCTCGCTCTGTGGCGGCGGAGGAGACGGCCGGATCACGCCCTTCTACCAGCCCGATAAAGTCGACGCCTTCGTGGATGAGATCATCAACTTCGTGGTCTCGAACAACATGGACGGCATCGACGTGGACGTGGAGGCGCCGGATCGCATGGGCGCGGTGTACGACACGTTCATCGCGAAGTTGATCGCGAAGGCCCGGCCGCGCGGACTGCCCGTGACGGCCGCCGTCTCGCAGTGGATGCAGTATGGCATGTCGGACACGACGCTGCGTTCCTTCGACTTCATCACCATCATGTCCTACGACAACGCGGGCACCTGGACGAGCCCGGGTGAGCACTCGAGCTATGCGCAGGCGGTGACCGCCCTCTCCTTCTACGAGAACAAAGGCGTGCCGCGGAGCAAGATCGTGCTCGGAGTGCCCTTCTACGGTTATTGCTGGGGCAATTGTGGGAACGGACAGAGCAGCACGTACGTGCTCTACAAAGACATCCTGGCGCGCTACCCGAACGCGTCGAATTCGGATTGGATCAACGCCGACGGTGCCCAGTATTCGTATAACGGGCTCGCGACGCTGCGCTCGAAGACGACCCTGGCGAAGCAGTACGGCGGAATCATGATCTGGGAGCTGGCCGGAGACGTGAGCACTTCGAGCGATCAGTCCCTGCTTCGCGCCATCGACGGCGCGCGGCGCTGA